One region of Campylobacter concisus genomic DNA includes:
- a CDS encoding glycerate kinase, which translates to MRILVAIDSLKGSLSSLEAGLAVKEGLEEIGCEVVVKPIADGGEGSVEAMADALGAKFIDTIVKNPLGIEILARYALKDDLAILEMSSASGLTLINPDERNPLKTSTFGFGQMIKDAIAKGARKFIIGIGGSATNDAGTGMLSALGFKFYDKDGALLEGKGENLAKIYEFTDEDALKELKECEFLIACDVDNPLYGMNGSAHVYAPQKGANGRMVKELDDGLKHFATLVKEKTNSKFHTQKGAGAAGGLGFAFVAFLGAKLRPGIEIITQTIALEDEIKKADLVITGEGRMDFQSSMGKTPTGVAKLAKKYHKPVIAFAGSVQKCAKDCHKNGIDAYFCILNEPVSLEEAMRKDVAIRNLKMTAEQVIRLYMLNYKA; encoded by the coding sequence ATGAGAATTTTAGTTGCGATTGATTCATTAAAAGGCTCACTTAGCTCGCTTGAAGCGGGCCTTGCTGTAAAAGAAGGGCTAGAAGAGATTGGCTGCGAGGTCGTTGTCAAGCCTATCGCAGATGGTGGCGAGGGTAGTGTAGAGGCGATGGCTGATGCACTTGGTGCGAAATTTATAGATACGATAGTTAAAAATCCACTTGGAATTGAAATTTTAGCTAGATATGCACTAAAAGATGACCTTGCTATACTTGAAATGTCAAGTGCTTCTGGCCTTACACTCATAAACCCAGACGAGAGAAATCCACTAAAGACTAGCACATTTGGTTTTGGTCAGATGATAAAAGATGCCATTGCTAAAGGCGCTAGAAAATTTATCATAGGCATCGGCGGAAGCGCGACAAATGACGCTGGTACAGGCATGCTTAGCGCACTCGGCTTTAAATTTTATGATAAAGATGGTGCTTTACTTGAAGGAAAAGGCGAGAATTTAGCCAAAATTTATGAGTTTACAGATGAAGATGCTTTAAAAGAGCTAAAGGAGTGCGAGTTTTTAATCGCCTGCGATGTAGACAATCCTCTTTATGGCATGAATGGATCAGCCCATGTTTATGCCCCTCAAAAGGGTGCAAATGGCCGTATGGTAAAAGAGCTTGATGATGGACTAAAACACTTTGCAACTCTTGTAAAGGAAAAGACTAATAGTAAATTTCACACACAAAAAGGCGCTGGTGCCGCTGGTGGACTTGGCTTTGCATTCGTGGCATTTTTAGGAGCGAAACTTCGCCCAGGTATCGAGATCATTACGCAGACTATCGCGCTTGAGGATGAGATCAAAAAGGCTGATCTAGTCATCACTGGCGAAGGTCGTATGGACTTTCAAAGCTCAATGGGCAAGACTCCGACTGGGGTTGCAAAACTAGCCAAAAAGTATCATAAGCCAGTGATCGCATTTGCTGGAAGCGTGCAAAAATGCGCCAAAGATTGCCACAAAAATGGGATTGATGCCTATTTTTGTATATTAAATGAGCCAGTAAGTCTTGAAGAAGCGATGAGAAAAGATGTCGCGATTAGAAATTTAAAGATGACAGCAGAGCAAGTCATTCGCCTTTATATGCTAAACTACAAAGCATAA
- a CDS encoding GntP family permease: MSGISLIVCFIVAIILMIVMISKLKVHPFLALMSISLVLAIVAGIDLSKIPAMIGVGFSGTFKSIGIVIIFGTIIGTVLEKTGAALKLADMVVKLVGQKRPELAMLIMGWVVGIPVFCDSGFVVLNSIREALYKKISASPVAMSVALSGGLYASHVFIPPTPGPIAAAGTLGLGGNLLLVIIMGTVVSVPVLIAVYFFSKSVGKSVTISDKDADATITASYEELLKKFGTLPSGFLSLAPIIMPIIFMAIGSIVDVLAKQGMFDKTALLPKILLFLGNPIIALAIGVIFCVFLLVEARKIREFDHITNESLKIAGPILFITAAGGVLGNVITEAGFVNFIKENATAIKAIGIFFPFIISAVLKTAQGSSTVAIITTASIMGAFSADNSLMHTLGFTTELSAALCVMAIASGAMCVSHANDSYFWVVTNFSKMSAEQGYRTQTAMTFIMGIVGIISVYILSLVLL, translated from the coding sequence ATGAGCGGAATCTCACTAATTGTCTGTTTTATTGTAGCCATCATACTTATGATCGTTATGATCTCTAAGCTAAAAGTGCATCCATTTTTGGCACTTATGAGCATTTCTTTGGTTCTTGCGATCGTCGCGGGCATCGATCTGTCCAAGATCCCAGCGATGATAGGTGTCGGCTTTAGTGGCACATTTAAGAGTATCGGTATCGTTATTATCTTTGGAACGATCATCGGCACCGTGCTTGAAAAAACGGGAGCTGCTTTAAAGCTAGCTGATATGGTCGTGAAGTTAGTCGGACAAAAGCGTCCAGAGCTTGCTATGCTCATCATGGGCTGGGTTGTTGGCATACCGGTATTTTGTGATAGCGGATTTGTCGTTTTAAACTCTATTCGCGAGGCACTTTATAAGAAAATTTCAGCAAGCCCAGTCGCTATGTCAGTCGCACTTAGTGGCGGTCTATACGCATCTCACGTCTTCATCCCGCCAACCCCTGGCCCAATAGCAGCTGCAGGAACACTTGGTCTTGGCGGAAATTTACTCCTTGTTATCATCATGGGAACAGTCGTTTCAGTGCCTGTTTTGATAGCTGTTTATTTCTTTTCAAAGAGTGTTGGCAAAAGTGTGACTATCAGCGACAAAGATGCTGACGCTACTATCACAGCTAGCTACGAAGAGCTTTTAAAGAAATTTGGCACGCTACCTAGTGGATTTTTGAGCCTTGCTCCTATCATCATGCCTATCATTTTTATGGCGATTGGTTCTATTGTCGATGTTTTAGCAAAACAAGGCATGTTTGATAAAACGGCTCTCTTGCCAAAGATACTTTTATTTTTAGGAAACCCTATCATTGCTCTTGCAATCGGCGTGATCTTTTGCGTATTTTTATTAGTAGAAGCCAGAAAGATAAGAGAATTTGACCACATCACGAACGAATCTTTAAAGATCGCTGGACCGATACTCTTTATCACAGCAGCTGGCGGTGTTTTGGGCAATGTCATCACTGAGGCCGGCTTTGTAAATTTCATAAAAGAAAATGCAACCGCCATAAAAGCGATAGGAATTTTCTTCCCATTCATCATCTCGGCCGTACTAAAAACCGCTCAAGGAAGCTCGACCGTGGCTATCATCACGACAGCATCTATCATGGGCGCATTTAGCGCTGATAACTCGCTCATGCATACACTTGGCTTTACGACCGAGCTTTCAGCTGCGCTTTGTGTCATGGCGATAGCATCAGGTGCTATGTGTGTATCTCACGCAAATGACAGCTACTTCTGGGTTGTGACAAATTTTAGCAAGATGAGCGCAGAACAAGGATATCGCACACAAACAGCTATGACGTTTATAATGGGTATCGTTGGTATAATTAGCGTTTACATATTATCTTTGGTGCTTTTATGA
- a CDS encoding phospholipase A encodes MMSKILLFLSLSLSFLIASELDDFKRAQELEQSGDIKAAMQIYKELAKSSLNEQNVVQNVQESELAPREAKLKQADLLREDKSGKNLQNALGIELYKFNYLLPVTYAKNVPNDERKSVETKFQISLAKPLFYDLFGFRESLVAAYTQTSWWQITRTSAPFRETNYQPEIFLNFTSPKYLEQIGVKNLKFGLLHESNGRDGSNSRSWNRAYVQSDFVFGKLSILPRAWMVVGNKGDNKDILKYIGHGDVRLSYNLNDHIFSLMLRNNLHFDKTNKGAAEISYMFPIFSTGVYGYLQYFTGYGESLIDYNRHTDKFGLGFVILK; translated from the coding sequence ATGATGAGTAAAATTTTATTATTTTTAAGCCTTAGTCTTAGTTTTTTGATAGCAAGTGAGCTAGATGATTTTAAAAGGGCACAAGAGCTGGAGCAAAGCGGCGATATAAAGGCTGCGATGCAAATTTATAAAGAGCTAGCCAAAAGCTCTTTAAACGAGCAAAACGTTGTGCAAAATGTGCAAGAGAGCGAGCTAGCGCCAAGAGAGGCGAAGCTAAAGCAAGCTGATCTTTTAAGAGAAGATAAAAGTGGTAAAAATTTACAAAATGCACTTGGTATCGAGCTTTATAAATTTAACTACCTTTTGCCAGTAACTTATGCTAAAAATGTGCCAAACGATGAGCGAAAAAGCGTTGAAACTAAGTTTCAAATAAGCCTTGCAAAGCCGTTATTTTATGACCTGTTTGGATTTAGAGAGAGCCTTGTGGCAGCCTACACGCAGACATCTTGGTGGCAGATAACAAGGACATCTGCGCCGTTTCGTGAGACGAACTATCAGCCAGAAATTTTTCTAAATTTTACTTCGCCAAAATATTTGGAGCAAATAGGTGTAAAAAACCTAAAATTTGGACTTTTGCATGAGTCAAACGGACGAGATGGTAGCAATTCAAGAAGCTGGAATAGAGCTTATGTGCAAAGTGATTTTGTTTTTGGCAAGCTTAGCATTTTGCCAAGAGCTTGGATGGTAGTGGGCAATAAGGGCGATAATAAAGATATATTAAAATACATCGGGCATGGCGATGTAAGGCTTAGCTACAACCTTAATGATCACATTTTTAGCCTAATGCTAAGAAATAACTTACATTTTGATAAAACAAATAAGGGTGCTGCTGAAATTTCATATATGTTTCCTATCTTCTCAACCGGAGTTTATGGCTATTTGCAGTATTTTACGGGATATGGCGAGAGTTTGATTGATTATAATAGGCATACTGATAAATTTGGTCTTGGTTTTGTTATTTTAAAATAA
- a CDS encoding molybdenum cofactor guanylyltransferase, protein MQTCVILAGGKSSRMGQDKTLLPFGGFKTLTHYEVAKFSKVFGEVYVSSKFEKFSPPLKLIKDENSNNYSPMLALYSILKNFDHSVFVIPADMPFFDLKSLEELVKFKDEFDMVVASDNEHIHSLCGFFSPRLATLAHEFYLKNEHKIGLLRKSCKCKVVNFKDSEQFFNVNFPDEYEMAKKIQEKKIDDE, encoded by the coding sequence ATGCAAACTTGTGTGATTTTAGCAGGTGGCAAAAGCTCGCGTATGGGGCAAGATAAGACACTTTTGCCATTTGGTGGTTTTAAGACGCTTACTCATTATGAGGTTGCGAAATTTAGCAAAGTTTTTGGCGAAGTTTATGTAAGCTCAAAATTTGAGAAATTTAGCCCGCCACTAAAGCTTATAAAAGATGAAAATAGCAATAACTATTCGCCAATGCTCGCACTTTACTCCATTCTTAAAAATTTTGATCATAGTGTTTTTGTGATCCCAGCCGATATGCCATTTTTTGATCTTAAAAGCTTAGAGGAGCTTGTTAAATTTAAAGATGAATTTGACATGGTTGTGGCCAGTGATAATGAGCACATTCACTCGCTTTGTGGTTTTTTTAGTCCAAGGCTTGCCACTTTAGCTCATGAGTTTTATTTAAAAAATGAGCATAAAATCGGACTTTTGAGAAAAAGCTGTAAATGCAAAGTCGTAAATTTTAAAGATAGTGAGCAGTTTTTTAATGTAAATTTCCCTGACGAATACGAAATGGCAAAGAAAATCCAAGAAAAGAAGATAGATGATGAGTAA
- a CDS encoding SemiSWEET family transporter: MSEKNLQILGWIGTCLSVVMYFSYIPQIMGNLDGNKTPFIQPLAAALNCTIWTSYGLLKAKKDYPLSAANFPGIIFGLLATITAF; this comes from the coding sequence ATGAGTGAAAAAAATCTACAAATTTTAGGCTGGATCGGCACATGCCTATCAGTTGTTATGTACTTTTCATACATCCCACAAATAATGGGCAACCTTGACGGCAACAAGACGCCTTTTATACAGCCACTGGCAGCCGCACTAAACTGCACAATCTGGACAAGTTACGGCCTATTAAAAGCTAAAAAAGACTATCCACTTTCTGCTGCAAACTTTCCAGGTATAATCTTTGGTCTTTTGGCAACTATAACAGCGTTTTAA
- the leuC gene encoding 3-isopropylmalate dehydratase large subunit codes for MKQTITEKIFSDHVGKEVSAGEIIESKIDMIIGNDITTPISIKQFERSGAKKLANPDGFAIVMDHYIPTKDILSANQAKISREFAYKHDLKNYFDEKDMGIEHALLPEKGLVIPGDVIIGADSHTCTHGALGAFSTGMGSTDLAYAMITGKNWFKVPESIKVIFKGKLDKHVYGKDLILEIIRQIGVDGALYKALEFSGEVIEGLSMDDRFSMCNMAIEAGGKSGIIAVDEITKEFLKDKNLRDKPKFFYSDEGAKYDKILEIDVTNLDPVIAYPFLPSNGKSVRQAVRDDLAIDQAFIGSCTNGRLSDLRIAAEILKGKKVARKTRLIITPATQKIARAAEKEGLIDIFIEAGAVVSNPTCGACLGGYMGILGANERCISTTNRNFVGRMGDRTSEIYLANSAVVAASAIAGKIADPRNL; via the coding sequence ATGAAACAAACTATCACCGAGAAAATATTTTCAGATCATGTTGGCAAAGAGGTAAGCGCAGGAGAGATCATCGAAAGTAAGATCGATATGATCATAGGCAACGACATCACGACACCTATTTCGATCAAGCAGTTTGAGCGAAGCGGCGCTAAAAAGCTAGCTAACCCAGACGGCTTTGCCATCGTGATGGATCACTACATCCCGACAAAAGATATCTTAAGCGCCAACCAAGCCAAAATTTCACGTGAATTTGCCTACAAACACGACCTTAAAAACTATTTTGACGAAAAAGATATGGGCATCGAGCATGCACTTTTACCTGAAAAGGGGCTGGTCATCCCAGGCGACGTCATCATCGGCGCAGATAGCCACACCTGTACACACGGCGCTCTTGGGGCATTTAGTACCGGCATGGGTAGCACCGACCTAGCTTATGCGATGATCACTGGTAAAAACTGGTTTAAAGTGCCTGAGAGCATCAAGGTCATATTTAAGGGCAAGCTTGATAAGCACGTTTACGGCAAGGATCTCATCCTTGAGATCATCCGTCAAATAGGCGTTGATGGCGCACTTTACAAGGCGCTTGAGTTTAGTGGCGAAGTGATAGAGGGCCTTAGCATGGATGATAGATTTTCTATGTGTAACATGGCGATCGAAGCTGGTGGCAAAAGCGGTATCATCGCGGTTGATGAGATCACAAAAGAGTTTTTAAAAGATAAAAATTTACGCGATAAACCAAAATTTTTCTACTCAGACGAGGGTGCAAAATACGACAAAATTTTAGAGATAGATGTCACAAACCTTGATCCAGTTATCGCATATCCATTTTTACCAAGCAACGGCAAGAGCGTAAGACAAGCGGTTCGTGACGATTTAGCTATCGATCAAGCATTTATCGGCTCATGCACAAATGGTCGTCTAAGCGACCTACGTATCGCTGCTGAGATACTAAAAGGCAAAAAAGTAGCCCGCAAAACAAGGCTCATCATCACTCCAGCGACACAAAAGATCGCAAGAGCTGCCGAGAAAGAGGGTCTTATCGACATTTTCATCGAAGCAGGAGCAGTTGTTAGCAACCCAACTTGTGGTGCTTGCCTTGGCGGATATATGGGAATTTTGGGTGCAAATGAGCGCTGTATCTCAACAACAAATAGAAATTTCGTAGGCCGTATGGGCGATAGGACGAGTGAAATTTATCTAGCTAACTCAGCTGTTGTGGCGGCGTCAGCGATAGCAGGTAAAATTGCTGATCCGCGTAATCTTTAG
- a CDS encoding TonB-dependent siderophore receptor has translation MNKFRISAVLCFAISALNATDVSLDGISVEDSADDGYRATTSEVGKTNTPILEIPQTVNVVTQQQLKDKKPETLAESLQNVSGVSYGNTTGGIFDSIIKRGFGGGRDGSIMRNGVPASVMHSFNKTVESVEVLKGPASLLYGAQEPGGIINMVTKKPKYDFSNEIWAGIGNRNYWNTGFDTTGPIAESGFAYRFIFDTMQKDYWREFGEYKNVLFAPSLSYKGDDYRINLAYAHTRSTDPIDRGMYLIPSTGKLLPIDKKRRLDEPFNKLKTKLDTLDVNFEKNLGENWLLKGAYAFSRSKHEYGHIRLMNVLNNGTATRRNEYYDGFIHRTHAGSLNLNGYVKTGEIEHNLLFGIDAKEYYRYRPGGLKDTGNHLSINIYHPIYGRVGLPTARESSIQYQKLKTIGFYVQDSINLTENLIYSLGTRYEYYDQVARGTTSGPNSTDQQDGKFTWQTGLLYLLTPQWSVYTNYAQSFNPQMAMKGDIGDIKPEEGKSVELGTKFQNDSITASAAVFNINKKNIMRTVSGVSTPVGKARSRGFEFDFNGRVTQGLSVGASYAYTKTEVRKDSGAFAVLVGKPLEATPKHQASLFANYDFSHLGAKGLRIGGGARYFGSWYTYYMRTNLPAVPAGTGFKMDDAVVYDAFISYDTKIAGYETNFSFNVKNLTDKLYYTSSSTGTDANIIPIQPGYARQFMLTASVKF, from the coding sequence ATGAATAAATTTCGCATTAGTGCGGTGCTTTGTTTTGCCATTTCTGCGTTAAATGCTACTGATGTAAGCTTAGATGGTATCAGCGTTGAAGATAGCGCAGACGATGGATATAGAGCCACAACGAGCGAAGTAGGCAAAACAAATACGCCTATTTTAGAGATCCCGCAGACGGTAAACGTCGTAACCCAGCAGCAACTAAAGGATAAAAAGCCAGAGACCCTAGCTGAGAGCCTTCAAAACGTGAGCGGAGTTAGCTACGGAAACACCACGGGTGGTATTTTTGACTCGATCATAAAAAGAGGCTTTGGCGGCGGACGCGACGGCTCGATCATGCGAAACGGGGTGCCTGCTAGCGTCATGCATAGCTTTAACAAAACCGTAGAAAGCGTCGAGGTGTTAAAAGGCCCGGCTAGCTTGCTCTACGGCGCGCAAGAGCCAGGCGGCATCATAAATATGGTCACTAAAAAGCCAAAATACGATTTCTCAAACGAAATTTGGGCTGGTATCGGCAACCGCAACTACTGGAATACAGGCTTTGATACCACAGGACCTATTGCGGAGAGTGGATTTGCGTATAGATTTATATTTGATACGATGCAAAAGGACTACTGGAGAGAGTTTGGCGAATATAAAAATGTTCTCTTTGCACCCTCACTTTCGTATAAAGGCGATGATTACCGCATAAATTTGGCTTATGCGCACACACGCTCGACCGATCCGATCGACCGCGGCATGTATCTCATTCCAAGCACTGGCAAGCTACTACCCATAGATAAGAAAAGACGCCTTGACGAGCCATTTAATAAGCTAAAAACAAAGCTTGACACGCTAGATGTAAATTTTGAGAAAAATCTCGGCGAAAACTGGCTATTAAAGGGCGCTTATGCATTTTCTCGTTCAAAACATGAGTATGGCCACATCAGGCTAATGAATGTATTAAATAATGGCACAGCAACTAGGCGAAACGAATATTACGACGGATTTATCCACCGCACACATGCTGGATCACTAAATTTAAACGGCTATGTTAAAACAGGTGAGATAGAACACAACTTGCTCTTTGGCATCGACGCAAAGGAATACTACCGCTATAGACCAGGTGGCCTAAAAGATACGGGTAACCACTTAAGCATAAACATATATCATCCTATCTATGGAAGAGTAGGACTACCAACTGCCAGGGAGTCAAGCATCCAGTACCAAAAGCTAAAAACTATCGGATTTTACGTACAAGATAGCATAAATTTAACTGAAAATTTAATCTACTCTTTAGGAACTAGGTATGAATACTACGACCAAGTAGCTCGCGGCACAACCAGTGGGCCAAATAGCACAGATCAGCAAGATGGCAAATTTACGTGGCAAACTGGGCTTTTATATCTACTAACGCCTCAGTGGTCGGTCTATACCAACTACGCACAAAGTTTCAATCCGCAAATGGCTATGAAAGGCGATATCGGCGATATAAAGCCTGAAGAGGGCAAAAGTGTCGAGCTGGGAACTAAATTTCAAAACGATAGCATAACGGCTAGCGCGGCGGTTTTTAATATCAATAAGAAAAACATCATGCGCACCGTAAGTGGCGTAAGTACGCCAGTGGGAAAGGCGCGCTCGAGAGGATTTGAGTTTGACTTTAACGGCCGCGTGACGCAAGGGCTAAGCGTGGGCGCTAGCTACGCATACACTAAAACCGAGGTGCGCAAGGATAGCGGCGCGTTTGCTGTGCTAGTGGGCAAACCGCTAGAAGCCACGCCGAAACACCAAGCCAGCCTCTTTGCTAACTACGACTTTAGCCACCTAGGCGCAAAAGGCCTAAGGATCGGCGGCGGAGCGAGGTATTTTGGCTCATGGTACACCTACTACATGAGGACGAATCTACCGGCCGTGCCTGCGGGAACCGGCTTTAAGATGGACGACGCGGTCGTTTACGACGCATTTATCAGCTACGATACCAAGATCGCGGGCTACGAGACGAATTTCTCATTTAACGTCAAAAACTTGACCGACAAGCTTTATTATACGTCCTCATCTACTGGTACGGATGCTAATATCATACCGATACAACCAGGCTATGCTCGTCAGTTTATGCTAACAGCTAGCGTTAAATTCTAA
- a CDS encoding NFACT RNA binding domain-containing protein, whose amino-acid sequence MKYAHLVQIASYLSNFTKINQAKRINDMAILIEFNGEKIIFDLNKSNSAIYKDDEQKEAKIYQAPFDNVLKKRFNASHIKSVECLKDNRILKFICTQSGSYKSENFILYLEFTGRFTNAVITDENNVIIEALRHIDNSYRKIETGEILKELPAIEIKEKPCEQIIDFEAFFRSEAARVNESRIASLKEAKLASVQKKIDSMSEILNSLEDKDELMKKSEEAANLGSLLLANLGNFKGYEREICLKDFDGNEIKLTLSDTPKNSANEFYTRSKKLRAKALGVEIEKRNLSEKIEFFEGLKYLLKEANSLYEFEILSPKNKAKQRERHVKDVSENAEIFYVREFKILVGRNEKGNINLLDLAKKDDIWLHLKDSPSTHVIIKTNKSRVPEDVLEMAAKFCVEFSVKGAGRYEVDYTKRENLKRENGANVTYTNYKTIIINKG is encoded by the coding sequence ATGAAGTACGCACATTTAGTTCAAATAGCAAGTTATTTATCAAATTTTACAAAGATAAACCAAGCAAAACGCATCAATGATATGGCTATTTTGATCGAATTTAATGGCGAGAAGATCATCTTTGATCTAAATAAATCAAACTCTGCTATTTATAAAGATGATGAGCAAAAAGAAGCAAAAATTTATCAAGCGCCTTTTGATAATGTGCTAAAAAAGCGCTTTAATGCCTCACATATAAAAAGCGTTGAGTGCTTAAAAGATAATAGAATTTTAAAATTTATCTGCACGCAAAGTGGCTCATATAAAAGTGAAAATTTTATCCTCTATCTTGAATTTACAGGCCGCTTTACAAATGCTGTGATAACTGACGAAAACAACGTAATTATTGAGGCTCTAAGGCATATCGATAATAGCTACCGTAAAATAGAAACTGGAGAAATTTTAAAAGAGCTACCGGCTATCGAGATAAAAGAAAAGCCGTGTGAACAAATAATAGACTTTGAGGCGTTTTTTAGAAGTGAAGCGGCTAGAGTAAATGAGTCTAGGATAGCTAGCTTAAAAGAGGCGAAGCTTGCAAGCGTACAAAAAAAGATAGATAGTATGAGTGAAATTTTAAACTCACTTGAAGACAAAGATGAGCTAATGAAAAAAAGCGAGGAGGCTGCAAATTTAGGATCGCTTTTGCTTGCAAATTTGGGAAATTTTAAGGGCTATGAGAGGGAAATTTGTCTGAAAGATTTTGATGGCAATGAGATAAAACTAACTCTTAGCGATACACCAAAAAATAGTGCAAATGAGTTTTACACAAGATCAAAAAAGCTTCGCGCAAAAGCCCTTGGCGTGGAGATAGAAAAGAGAAATTTAAGCGAAAAGATCGAGTTTTTTGAAGGATTAAAATATCTTTTAAAAGAAGCGAACAGTCTTTATGAGTTTGAAATTTTAAGCCCAAAAAACAAGGCAAAACAAAGAGAACGCCACGTAAAAGATGTGAGTGAAAATGCTGAAATTTTTTACGTTAGAGAATTTAAAATACTAGTTGGTAGAAACGAAAAAGGCAATATAAATTTGCTTGATCTTGCTAAAAAAGACGATATATGGTTACATCTAAAGGATAGCCCAAGCACTCATGTCATCATCAAGACAAACAAGAGTAGGGTGCCTGAAGATGTGCTAGAAATGGCAGCTAAATTCTGCGTGGAATTTAGTGTAAAGGGAGCTGGCAGATACGAGGTAGACTACACTAAGCGTGAAAATTTAAAACGTGAAAATGGCGCAAATGTCACTTATACGAACTATAAAACTATCATCATAAATAAAGGCTAA
- a CDS encoding Rrf2 family transcriptional regulator, with protein MPKHPSPTNTISQVSDTPQHLTLLQIFNAVNDKEKLFKIHSDSPKACPLGGKIEGLLTNHFLKAQEALEDSLRSITLQDLLDELINL; from the coding sequence ATGCCTAAACACCCCAGCCCCACAAACACCATATCTCAAGTCAGTGATACTCCCCAACACCTAACCCTCCTTCAAATTTTTAACGCAGTAAATGATAAAGAAAAACTTTTCAAGATCCACTCTGACTCACCTAAAGCCTGCCCGCTTGGTGGCAAGATCGAAGGCCTCTTAACCAACCACTTCCTAAAAGCACAAGAAGCTTTAGAAGATAGTTTAAGAAGTATTACTTTACAAGATCTATTAGATGAGCTTATTAATTTATAA
- a CDS encoding helix-hairpin-helix domain-containing protein produces MKKIIFSLLVAASTLLAAINLNTATKEELMSLDGIGSSKADAIIEYRKANKFNSIEDIKNVNGIGDKTFENLKSDISVSGATKIDETKAKTKSKKDEIKEKVSKKSDEVKEKKDGAKDSVKEVKDKKESLKDKTEKKSKAKKEKSKE; encoded by the coding sequence ATGAAAAAGATTATATTCTCACTATTAGTAGCAGCTTCTACATTACTAGCAGCCATAAATTTAAACACCGCCACAAAAGAAGAGTTAATGAGTTTAGATGGTATAGGATCTTCAAAGGCAGATGCAATAATTGAATATAGAAAAGCAAATAAATTTAACTCAATAGAAGATATAAAAAATGTAAATGGTATAGGTGATAAGACATTTGAAAATCTAAAATCAGATATATCAGTATCAGGTGCTACAAAGATAGACGAAACAAAAGCTAAAACAAAATCTAAAAAAGATGAGATAAAAGAAAAAGTAAGTAAAAAGAGTGATGAAGTAAAAGAGAAAAAAGATGGTGCTAAAGATAGCGTAAAAGAAGTCAAAGATAAGAAAGAAAGCCTAAAAGATAAAACAGAGAAAAAGAGTAAAGCTAAAAAAGAGAAGAGTAAAGAGTAA